One Methanobacterium sp. genomic region harbors:
- the purD gene encoding phosphoribosylamine--glycine ligase: protein MKILVVGTGAREHAICKAVEGNAELYSVMSNKNPGIARISKYQIGSENDIEAVKKFAVENKIDIAVIGPEAPLEKGIVDALQAEGIGCVGPTMEAAKIETDKVFMRNLFENYKIPGSLTYRVFDNYEDISDFIDEFGEDIVVKPVGLTGGKGVKIVGEQLKDLEEAKSYAKEVVDTKMGGYASVVLEERAIGEEFTVQAFVDGKNIAPMPAAQDHPYAFEGDEGPITGGMGSYSDKGGLLPFLDKKSYDESVKIMEETVKAINKEVGPYKGFLYGQFMLCRDGPKLIEYNARFGDPEAMNVLSLLNSNFVDICEGIVNGNLKGAKFEDKATVCKYIVPEGYPGNAVPNQVIDVDEAKINEAGAQVYYAAVNEKDGKVYSSSSRALGLVAIGESIEEAEKLCEDATKYVKGDVYHRRDVGTTNLVQKRVKHMEEIRK, encoded by the coding sequence ATGAAGATTCTTGTAGTAGGTACAGGGGCGAGGGAACACGCTATTTGTAAAGCAGTAGAAGGAAATGCAGAATTATACTCAGTTATGAGCAATAAAAATCCGGGGATAGCGCGGATATCTAAATATCAGATAGGAAGTGAAAACGATATTGAAGCTGTAAAGAAGTTTGCAGTGGAAAATAAGATTGATATAGCTGTAATTGGGCCGGAAGCCCCTCTTGAAAAGGGTATTGTAGACGCACTGCAGGCAGAAGGCATAGGCTGTGTTGGGCCAACCATGGAAGCAGCTAAAATTGAGACTGATAAAGTTTTCATGAGAAACCTTTTTGAAAACTATAAAATACCAGGATCTTTAACCTACAGGGTTTTTGATAACTATGAAGATATCAGCGATTTCATCGATGAATTTGGGGAAGATATTGTTGTTAAACCTGTAGGGCTAACCGGTGGAAAAGGAGTTAAAATTGTTGGAGAACAATTAAAAGATCTAGAAGAAGCTAAAAGCTACGCTAAAGAAGTAGTAGACACTAAAATGGGCGGATATGCCAGTGTAGTACTCGAAGAACGAGCTATAGGTGAAGAATTTACAGTTCAGGCATTTGTAGATGGTAAGAACATAGCCCCAATGCCTGCAGCTCAGGACCACCCATATGCATTTGAAGGAGACGAAGGGCCTATAACTGGAGGAATGGGGTCTTATTCTGATAAAGGGGGTTTACTTCCATTTTTAGATAAAAAAAGTTATGATGAATCTGTTAAAATAATGGAAGAAACAGTAAAAGCTATTAATAAAGAGGTTGGACCTTACAAAGGATTTTTATATGGACAGTTCATGCTGTGCAGGGACGGCCCGAAGCTCATAGAATACAATGCCCGGTTCGGTGATCCAGAAGCCATGAACGTTCTATCTCTGCTTAATTCTAATTTTGTAGATATCTGTGAAGGCATCGTTAACGGGAATCTTAAAGGAGCTAAATTTGAAGATAAAGCTACCGTTTGTAAATACATCGTGCCAGAAGGATACCCTGGAAATGCAGTTCCAAACCAGGTAATCGATGTGGACGAAGCTAAAATTAACGAAGCCGGCGCCCAGGTTTATTATGCTGCTGTAAATGAAAAGGATGGAAAAGTTTACTCCTCTTCTTCAAGAGCCCTTGGCCTCGTTGCAATTGGTGAATCAATAGAAGAAGCTGAAAAGCTGTGTGAAGACGCTACAAAATACGTAAAAGGTGATGTTTATCACAGAAGGGATGTTGGAACAACAAATCTTGTACAGAAACGAGTTAAACACATGGAAGAAATCAGAAAATAA
- the argF gene encoding ornithine carbamoyltransferase, giving the protein MNHLLSMEDARDHVNEILDLSKKFKNGEIPGEPLAKKTLAMVFEKASTRTRISFEVGMYQLGGNALYLSREDLQLGRGEIVEDTARVMSRYVDGVMIRAKEHDDVLEFSRYSDVPVINGLTNKEHPCQAFADILTIYEKKNSFDVKLAFVGDGNNVCNSLLFASAFVGMDMDVVCPPGYEPDAEIFKKAKKYAEETGAELKIGNDIEDGVEGADAVYTDVWISMGDEEEASKRLKAFAAYQVNKDLMGQANEDAIILHCLPAIRGQEITADMLNSAQSAIWDQAENRLHAQKAVLYKLLGKK; this is encoded by the coding sequence ATGAATCATCTTTTATCAATGGAAGATGCCCGGGATCATGTAAATGAAATACTGGATCTCTCTAAAAAATTTAAGAATGGAGAAATCCCTGGAGAACCTTTGGCTAAGAAAACACTTGCCATGGTTTTTGAGAAGGCATCAACAAGGACTAGAATATCTTTTGAAGTTGGAATGTATCAGCTTGGTGGAAACGCGCTTTATCTATCTAGAGAAGACCTTCAACTTGGTCGTGGTGAAATAGTAGAAGATACTGCCAGAGTTATGAGTAGATATGTTGATGGAGTAATGATCAGGGCCAAGGAACATGATGATGTTTTAGAATTTTCACGATATTCTGATGTACCAGTTATTAATGGCCTTACAAACAAGGAACATCCTTGTCAGGCATTTGCAGACATTTTAACCATATATGAAAAGAAAAATAGTTTTGATGTAAAACTTGCCTTTGTTGGAGATGGAAACAACGTCTGTAATTCATTATTATTTGCATCGGCATTTGTAGGGATGGACATGGATGTAGTATGCCCTCCGGGATATGAACCGGATGCTGAAATATTTAAAAAGGCCAAAAAATACGCTGAAGAAACTGGTGCAGAACTTAAAATAGGTAATGATATTGAAGATGGAGTTGAAGGTGCCGACGCTGTTTATACTGATGTATGGATCAGTATGGGAGACGAGGAAGAGGCTTCAAAAAGACTCAAGGCATTTGCTGCTTATCAGGTAAACAAAGACCTTATGGGTCAGGCAAATGAAGATGCAATTATTTTGCACTGTTTACCGGCTATTCGGGGACAGGAAATTACTGCAGACATGTTGAATTCCGCCCAGTCAGCAATATGGGACCAGGCTGAAAACAGGCTCCACGCCCAGAAAGCGGTGCTTTACAAATTACTGGGGAAGAAATAA
- a CDS encoding M48 family metallopeptidase: MIEIPETQTFLIDFDISQEYHDEVLSFIDENYLMVKPEYFSNAKIIREDNGNRLLFTARDPTKGFQIDAEVKSGNPVELTLIPIDGTPSKFTESVKDDIYFMVHLFEDNVRSSTIYFSWVEGERVIPEQPPTSKKRTGDQLFTSSLLLVYILFFAFNIVLFFLFGLYYAVALILISQFVIVLFSNKILAYGNKWNVSLQNPYVHILEYQLPFKEFKEFQEKFGKETVTQIKKEIYERTFNQGIKPTCKLGDEVLEKYGFSCNPYRSLYKTVNVYDIVKKAADSFGLPMPKIVISNTMIANAAATGPTPSKGLVLITTGLLVQLNEKEILSVLGHEMGHLQGRDPIILFSIISGEFLLRFTVLFPIVIINPIIYIIVIMALIFFVAKFFETRADLLSAMKVGQPDVLAEALRKIAYQRLQMEKVGSKIPKWLSWDTHPPVYFRIDRLKNMQTPVKSKNPLIQSARDVVNGFLASFK; the protein is encoded by the coding sequence ATGATTGAAATCCCTGAAACTCAAACTTTTTTAATTGATTTTGATATATCCCAAGAATACCACGACGAAGTTCTAAGTTTTATTGATGAAAATTACTTGATGGTTAAGCCGGAGTACTTCTCAAATGCGAAAATAATAAGAGAAGACAATGGTAATCGATTATTATTTACAGCAAGAGACCCTACAAAGGGTTTTCAGATAGATGCAGAAGTTAAATCAGGAAATCCTGTAGAACTCACATTAATACCCATTGATGGAACTCCTTCTAAATTTACAGAATCAGTTAAAGACGATATTTACTTCATGGTTCATCTATTTGAAGATAACGTCCGCAGTTCAACCATTTATTTTTCATGGGTGGAAGGAGAAAGAGTCATACCCGAGCAGCCCCCTACATCCAAAAAACGCACTGGAGACCAGCTTTTTACCAGCAGCCTCCTTTTAGTTTACATCCTGTTTTTTGCATTTAATATCGTTTTATTCTTTTTATTCGGATTATATTATGCAGTGGCCCTTATTTTAATTTCTCAGTTTGTAATTGTCCTTTTTTCAAATAAAATCCTTGCATATGGGAATAAATGGAATGTTTCCCTTCAAAATCCTTATGTTCATATACTGGAGTACCAGCTGCCATTTAAAGAATTTAAAGAGTTTCAGGAAAAATTTGGAAAAGAAACTGTAACGCAGATAAAAAAGGAAATCTACGAAAGGACATTTAATCAGGGCATAAAGCCTACCTGTAAGCTTGGAGACGAAGTTCTGGAAAAGTACGGCTTCAGCTGCAATCCATACCGTAGCCTGTATAAAACCGTCAATGTGTACGACATCGTTAAAAAAGCTGCCGATAGTTTTGGCCTGCCTATGCCTAAAATCGTGATCTCAAATACCATGATTGCAAATGCAGCAGCTACTGGTCCTACCCCAAGTAAAGGACTTGTACTCATCACAACTGGTTTACTTGTTCAATTAAATGAAAAGGAAATATTAAGCGTTTTAGGTCATGAAATGGGGCATCTTCAAGGAAGAGACCCCATAATACTGTTCAGCATAATCTCCGGCGAGTTCCTATTGAGATTTACTGTCCTGTTCCCCATTGTAATTATTAACCCCATAATATACATAATAGTAATCATGGCCCTTATTTTCTTCGTTGCCAAGTTCTTTGAAACCAGGGCAGACCTTTTATCAGCCATGAAGGTTGGTCAGCCAGATGTACTTGCAGAGGCGCTTCGAAAAATAGCATATCAAAGGCTCCAAATGGAAAAAGTGGGGTCTAAAATTCCAAAATGGCTATCGTGGGATACTCATCCTCCTGTTTATTTCAGAATCGACAGGTTGAAGAATATGCAAACACCTGTAAAATCAAAAAATCCGTTAATACAGTCTGCAAGAGATGTTGTAAATGGTTTTCTTGCTTCATTTAAATAA
- the argS gene encoding arginine--tRNA ligase, producing MYRMLEKEAVKSLESAIESLGYEKPSEIKVEEPPNADLGDLASTVSFQLAKQLKKPPMEITKDILNVIEIPEIFKSVEMKGPYINFFINYDNFSKLVLDSIDENYGQLEDKNKKIILEHTSANPNGPLHIGHVRNAIIGDSLARILRSAGYNVETQYYVNDMGRQIGIIAWGLLNFDFKIEEKEKVDHEIGKIYFQINEKLRADESLKTEVSALLKRYESGTDPELEKVFKNIVKKCISGIESTLNDLNIYHDAFVWESKFIRNQAVSGILNKLSKYTKRNEVLYLPLEDYGIEKELVLTRSDGTSLYSTRDLAYHLEKSDNSDEMIDILGSDHKLAVDQISIALNLLDGKSPEVVFYEFITLPEGSMSTRRGVFISVDELVDEAVNRALFEIKNRRSDLTDEEALKIAIDIGIGAIRYFIVKLSPEKHIVFKWEEALSFERGCASIQYAHARACKLLEKAGFDAGIDTHDQILNHPFEIELVKMLSKFTSIIEESTKINRIHPLAQYAMDLAGTFNRFYKSVPVIGAEEEVDRLLLVDKSRITIRNCLDLMGIKAPESM from the coding sequence ATGTACAGAATGCTAGAAAAAGAAGCAGTTAAATCTTTAGAAAGTGCAATTGAATCTTTAGGATATGAAAAACCATCTGAAATTAAAGTTGAGGAACCTCCAAATGCAGATCTTGGAGATCTCGCATCAACAGTCTCATTTCAACTTGCAAAACAGCTTAAAAAACCACCCATGGAAATAACCAAAGACATTTTAAATGTTATAGAAATTCCTGAAATTTTCAAGTCTGTTGAAATGAAAGGTCCTTACATCAATTTCTTCATAAATTATGACAACTTTTCAAAACTGGTTTTAGACTCCATAGATGAAAATTACGGGCAGTTAGAAGATAAAAATAAAAAAATAATCCTCGAACACACATCTGCAAACCCTAACGGGCCATTACACATTGGCCACGTTAGAAATGCGATAATAGGAGATTCTTTAGCAAGGATACTTCGGTCTGCCGGGTATAATGTAGAAACTCAGTATTATGTAAATGATATGGGTCGGCAAATAGGCATAATTGCCTGGGGATTACTAAATTTCGATTTTAAAATAGAAGAAAAAGAAAAAGTAGATCATGAAATTGGAAAAATCTACTTCCAGATAAATGAAAAATTACGTGCCGACGAGAGCCTTAAAACAGAAGTTAGTGCACTTTTAAAAAGATATGAAAGTGGTACTGATCCAGAGCTTGAAAAAGTCTTTAAAAACATCGTAAAAAAATGCATAAGTGGAATTGAGTCCACATTAAATGATTTAAACATTTACCACGACGCTTTTGTCTGGGAAAGCAAGTTTATAAGAAATCAAGCCGTCAGCGGAATTCTGAACAAACTGAGTAAATACACTAAAAGAAATGAAGTTTTATACCTTCCCCTTGAAGATTACGGCATAGAAAAAGAGCTTGTACTTACAAGATCCGATGGAACTTCTCTTTATTCAACAAGGGACCTTGCTTATCACCTTGAAAAATCAGACAACTCTGATGAAATGATAGACATCTTAGGATCCGACCACAAGCTTGCAGTGGACCAGATAAGCATAGCACTTAACTTATTAGATGGAAAAAGCCCAGAAGTTGTATTTTATGAGTTTATAACTCTCCCTGAAGGTTCAATGTCTACACGAAGAGGAGTGTTTATTTCAGTGGATGAATTGGTTGATGAAGCGGTAAACCGTGCTCTTTTTGAAATTAAAAATAGGAGGTCAGATTTAACTGATGAAGAAGCCCTTAAAATTGCTATAGACATTGGTATAGGTGCTATACGGTATTTCATAGTTAAATTATCTCCAGAAAAGCATATAGTGTTTAAATGGGAAGAAGCCCTCAGTTTTGAAAGGGGATGTGCATCGATTCAATACGCCCATGCAAGGGCATGCAAGCTGCTTGAAAAAGCAGGTTTTGATGCAGGTATCGATACTCACGACCAAATTTTAAACCATCCTTTTGAAATAGAACTTGTAAAAATGCTTTCTAAGTTCACATCTATTATTGAAGAATCAACAAAAATTAACAGGATACATCCTCTTGCACAGTATGCTATGGACCTGGCAGGGACATTCAACAGGTTCTACAAGTCTGTTCCAGTAATAGGTGCAGAAGAAGAGGTTGACAGGTTACTTCTGGTGGATAAGTCAAGGATAACTATTAGAAACTGTCTTGATCTTATGGGAATAAAAGCCCCTGAATCCATGTAA
- a CDS encoding signal peptidase I codes for MQKKAKLLILIVCMIAVVGIASVIGVIGLTSASSSSRSTEYVVMVSTSMEPSIYRGDIVKVENNPSKIQVGDIIIYNATWIPEEVLHRVIAVHKAENGTTYFIAKGDNNPAQDPEPVYQNQIVSKVLTSNGKPVVIPKIGYISLWIRGL; via the coding sequence ATGCAGAAAAAAGCTAAACTCTTAATTTTAATAGTCTGTATGATTGCTGTAGTTGGCATAGCTTCTGTAATTGGAGTAATAGGGCTTACTTCAGCATCAAGCAGTTCAAGATCTACAGAATATGTAGTTATGGTCTCAACATCCATGGAACCCTCTATTTACAGAGGAGATATTGTTAAAGTTGAAAATAACCCCAGTAAAATCCAAGTTGGAGATATAATAATCTATAATGCAACCTGGATTCCAGAAGAGGTACTTCATAGGGTTATTGCAGTTCATAAAGCAGAGAATGGAACCACCTATTTTATAGCAAAAGGAGATAACAATCCAGCACAAGATCCAGAACCAGTTTATCAAAATCAAATAGTTTCAAAAGTCTTAACATCAAATGGAAAGCCGGTTGTTATACCTAAAATTGGATATATTTCACTTTGGATTAGGGGATTATAA
- a CDS encoding signal peptidase I, translating to MNYKEIATYIIIILAGVIIAQHMNVVVSGSMEPVMYRGDIVVVDQNPSSVQVGDIVVYHATWFPEPVIHRVKEIYKTSNGSTYLITKGDNNPTADPYPVQFPDQVISKVVDIGGQPLIIPKIGYITLWIRGL from the coding sequence GTGAATTATAAAGAAATAGCAACCTACATTATAATTATACTCGCAGGAGTAATCATAGCGCAGCATATGAATGTTGTTGTCTCTGGAAGTATGGAACCCGTAATGTACAGGGGAGACATAGTCGTAGTAGATCAAAACCCAAGCAGCGTCCAGGTAGGAGATATAGTTGTCTATCATGCAACATGGTTTCCAGAACCTGTAATTCACAGAGTTAAAGAGATATATAAAACGTCTAATGGAAGCACGTATCTCATAACAAAGGGAGATAACAATCCAACAGCCGACCCCTATCCAGTACAATTCCCAGACCAGGTGATCTCGAAGGTTGTTGATATAGGTGGGCAACCCCTGATTATACCTAAAATTGGATATATAACGCTATGGATCAGAGGATTATGA
- a CDS encoding signal peptidase I: protein MNYKEIATYIVIILIGIVVAQHMNVVVSGSMEPIMYRGDIVVVDKNPSSVQVGDIVVYKATWVNEDVIHRVKEIYKTSNGSTYLITKGDNNQVPDPYPVQYPDQVVSKVVSINGQPLIIPKIGYITLWIRGL, encoded by the coding sequence GTGAATTATAAAGAAATAGCAACTTATATCGTGATCATACTCATTGGAATAGTTGTAGCGCAGCATATGAATGTTGTTGTCTCAGGAAGTATGGAACCCATAATGTACAGGGGAGACATAGTCGTAGTCGATAAAAACCCAAGCAGCGTCCAGGTAGGAGATATAGTTGTTTACAAAGCAACATGGGTTAATGAAGATGTAATCCATAGAGTCAAAGAGATATATAAAACGTCTAATGGAAGCACGTATCTCATAACAAAGGGAGATAACAACCAAGTGCCCGATCCATATCCGGTACAATACCCAGACCAGGTGGTTTCAAAAGTTGTATCCATAAATGGACAGCCCCTGATTATACCTAAAATAGGGTATATAACACTGTGGATTAGAGGATTATAA
- the ilvD gene encoding dihydroxy-acid dehydratase, with the protein MRSDAIKKGLQKAPHRSLLRACGVTDEEMNKPFIGVANSFTSIVPGHIHLNEVADAVKQGISEAGGVPFEFNTMAICDGISMGHEGMKYSLASREIIADTVESMAQAHQMDALVLIPTCDKVVPGMLMAAARLDIPSIVVTGGPMKPGEFKGKPVDFISVSEGVGAVSSGKMTEEELDELERCACPGAGSCAGLFTANTMACITEVLGMSLPYCATAHAVDAKKRQIARQSGAKIIELLDKNITPSKIMTQEAFENAIAADLALGGSSNTTLHIPAIASELEDKGVNITIDSFDEFSKKIPHITKLRPSGVHSLLDLDNAGGIPAVLKVIKDKINQDTLTCTGKTLGENIKDAEVADDEVIRPLSNPYSKEGGLAILKGNLAPRGSVVKVAGVNEDMKVHTGPAKVFDGEDACVTAIFNHEIKEGDVVVIRYEGPKGGPGMREMLNPTSAISGMGLKTVALITDGRFSGGTRGPCIGHISPEAMEKGPIAALKDGDIIKIDMNNGILETEVEEEELKNRLENVVMPDKKVKGWLSRYRKMASSADKGAVLR; encoded by the coding sequence ATGAGAAGCGATGCTATTAAAAAAGGATTACAAAAAGCTCCCCACAGATCTTTACTTAGAGCATGCGGAGTAACAGATGAAGAAATGAACAAACCATTTATAGGTGTTGCAAATAGTTTTACCAGCATAGTACCCGGACACATTCACCTTAATGAAGTAGCTGATGCAGTTAAACAGGGAATAAGCGAAGCAGGTGGAGTACCTTTCGAATTTAATACAATGGCCATTTGCGACGGCATATCAATGGGTCATGAAGGAATGAAATATTCCCTTGCTTCAAGGGAGATAATAGCAGATACTGTAGAAAGCATGGCACAGGCCCACCAGATGGATGCGCTCGTATTAATCCCAACATGCGATAAAGTAGTTCCTGGAATGTTAATGGCTGCAGCAAGGCTGGATATACCTTCAATTGTCGTTACAGGAGGACCTATGAAACCTGGTGAGTTTAAAGGTAAACCAGTAGATTTTATATCTGTTTCTGAAGGTGTTGGGGCCGTATCATCAGGCAAAATGACAGAGGAAGAACTTGACGAGCTTGAAAGATGTGCATGCCCTGGAGCAGGTTCATGTGCCGGTCTTTTCACTGCAAACACAATGGCATGCATAACAGAAGTATTAGGAATGAGTTTACCATACTGCGCAACAGCCCATGCTGTTGACGCTAAAAAAAGACAAATAGCACGCCAATCTGGAGCCAAAATAATAGAATTGCTGGATAAAAATATAACTCCATCTAAAATAATGACTCAGGAAGCATTTGAAAATGCTATAGCAGCTGATCTTGCACTTGGAGGATCATCAAATACTACTTTACACATTCCTGCAATAGCAAGCGAACTTGAAGATAAAGGAGTTAATATAACCATTGATTCATTTGATGAATTTAGTAAAAAAATTCCGCACATAACCAAACTGCGCCCATCAGGAGTTCACAGCCTGTTGGATTTAGATAATGCTGGAGGCATACCTGCGGTTTTAAAGGTAATCAAAGATAAAATAAACCAGGATACTCTAACATGTACTGGAAAAACCCTTGGTGAAAATATTAAAGATGCAGAAGTTGCAGATGATGAAGTTATAAGGCCATTAAGTAATCCTTACAGTAAAGAAGGAGGACTTGCAATATTAAAAGGCAACTTAGCTCCAAGGGGATCTGTAGTTAAAGTAGCAGGTGTAAATGAAGATATGAAAGTACACACTGGCCCAGCAAAAGTTTTTGACGGTGAAGACGCGTGTGTTACTGCAATTTTTAACCATGAAATCAAAGAAGGGGACGTAGTTGTAATAAGATACGAAGGACCAAAGGGCGGCCCTGGAATGCGTGAAATGCTGAACCCAACTTCTGCCATATCCGGCATGGGGTTAAAAACAGTTGCACTTATAACCGATGGAAGATTCTCCGGCGGAACAAGAGGACCTTGTATTGGACATATATCTCCTGAAGCTATGGAAAAAGGGCCAATAGCTGCCCTAAAAGATGGAGACATTATAAAAATAGATATGAATAACGGAATTCTCGAAACCGAAGTTGAAGAGGAAGAACTTAAAAATAGGCTTGAAAATGTAGTAATGCCCGATAAAAAGGTTAAAGGATGGCTTTCAAGATACAGAAAGATGGCAAGTTCTGCAGATAAAGGAGCTGTTTTAAGGTAA
- a CDS encoding DUF4010 domain-containing protein: MHIDIVLKFLIALAIGALIGIERERKQVNKSEFAGIRTFILIALMGILSTYINEIYSNFLVISFLGLIVLVGLSYMVSTRETGDIGITTEVVALLTFILGALCYTDDGIKIAPIFAIIITALLAAKSYIHKFVRKISEKELINTLKFLIIAFVILPLLPDQTMGPLDVFNPYQIWLVVVFISAISYAGYIMMKLVGAERGLGLTGIVGGLVSSTAVTTAMASRVKESEFIIRAAVFATVIASSMMFLRILFEVLVINPDLVSLLMVPMLSMGILGIALGVLAWKTTKVKEVGEEIKFKNPFSLRPALIFGVLFLVILFMSKIADIYFGSSGLYVASIISGVADVDAITISMALLAKTTISQDVAVTAITIAAISNTVMKFGIALFIGTRRFGQIICVIFAAIITTGLIAVFFI, encoded by the coding sequence ATGCATATAGATATCGTCTTAAAATTTTTAATTGCTTTAGCAATTGGGGCGTTAATTGGGATTGAAAGGGAACGAAAACAGGTAAATAAAAGTGAATTTGCAGGTATCAGGACATTTATCTTAATTGCACTCATGGGAATACTTTCTACATATATAAATGAAATTTACTCTAATTTTTTAGTTATATCTTTTTTAGGTTTAATCGTGCTTGTAGGCTTAAGTTACATGGTAAGCACACGGGAAACTGGAGACATTGGTATTACAACTGAGGTTGTAGCTCTTCTTACTTTTATTTTAGGTGCATTATGTTACACTGATGATGGAATAAAAATAGCTCCAATATTTGCAATTATAATAACAGCTTTACTGGCGGCAAAATCATATATACATAAATTTGTAAGGAAAATAAGTGAAAAAGAGTTAATAAATACCCTGAAATTTCTTATAATTGCATTTGTGATTCTTCCATTACTTCCTGATCAGACAATGGGGCCTCTGGATGTATTCAATCCATATCAAATCTGGCTTGTAGTCGTTTTTATTTCAGCAATAAGTTATGCGGGATACATAATGATGAAATTAGTTGGGGCAGAAAGGGGATTGGGATTAACAGGGATCGTTGGAGGACTGGTATCAAGTACTGCAGTTACAACGGCAATGGCCTCAAGGGTTAAAGAAAGCGAGTTTATTATAAGAGCAGCAGTATTTGCAACGGTTATAGCGAGTTCAATGATGTTTTTAAGGATTCTTTTTGAGGTACTGGTTATAAATCCTGATCTTGTATCTCTTCTTATGGTCCCGATGTTAAGCATGGGAATTTTAGGGATTGCACTCGGGGTACTGGCATGGAAAACTACAAAAGTTAAGGAAGTTGGGGAAGAAATCAAATTTAAAAACCCTTTTTCCCTTAGACCTGCACTCATATTTGGAGTTCTGTTTTTAGTCATTCTTTTCATGTCAAAAATTGCAGATATCTATTTTGGAAGCAGCGGCCTTTATGTGGCAAGTATTATATCTGGCGTCGCTGATGTTGACGCTATAACCATAAGTATGGCGCTTCTTGCAAAGACTACTATCTCACAGGATGTAGCAGTAACTGCCATAACCATTGCAGCTATTTCTAACACTGTAATGAAGTTTGGAATAGCTTTATTTATTGGTACAAGGCGTTTTGGACAAATAATATGCGTAATTTTTGCTGCAATCATTACAACTGGACTTATCGCCGTCTTCTTTATTTAA